From bacterium, the proteins below share one genomic window:
- a CDS encoding beta-ketoacyl-ACP synthase III yields MSAPTLLTAGITGLGMSFPERRLTNADLEKMVETDDAWIVERTGIRERRIVERGVPASHHGALAAREALAHAGLTPADVDLILVPTVTPDMMFPSTACVIQDLIGAKRAWGYDISAACSGFIFALQAARAQVQTGAVKTALVIGTEVMSSIVDWKDRNTCILFGDGAGAAVVQAVDPALGGIVDAVHYVDGAGGKHLNMKAGGSLNPASEQTVRDGLHHIYQEGKEVYRFAVRGMADVALEIVQRNHLTPADIQLLVPHQANIRIMEAAQKRLGLPDEKVAVTIDRFGNTTSASIPSALKVACNEGRVKKGDHVVLVSFGAGFTWGATLLRWCID; encoded by the coding sequence ATGAGCGCACCGACCCTGCTGACCGCGGGCATCACCGGCCTGGGCATGAGCTTCCCCGAGCGGCGGCTGACCAACGCCGACCTCGAGAAGATGGTCGAGACCGATGACGCCTGGATCGTCGAGCGGACCGGCATCCGCGAGCGCCGGATCGTCGAGCGCGGCGTGCCCGCCTCGCACCACGGCGCGCTGGCGGCGCGCGAGGCCCTGGCCCACGCCGGCCTGACCCCCGCGGACGTGGACCTGATCCTGGTGCCGACCGTCACGCCGGACATGATGTTCCCTTCGACGGCCTGCGTCATCCAGGACCTGATCGGCGCGAAGCGGGCCTGGGGCTACGACATCAGCGCCGCCTGCAGCGGCTTCATCTTCGCCCTGCAGGCCGCCCGCGCGCAGGTCCAGACCGGCGCGGTCAAGACGGCCCTGGTGATCGGCACTGAGGTCATGAGCAGCATCGTCGACTGGAAGGACCGCAACACCTGCATCCTGTTCGGCGACGGCGCGGGCGCGGCCGTCGTGCAGGCCGTCGACCCGGCCCTGGGCGGCATCGTCGACGCGGTCCACTACGTCGACGGCGCGGGGGGCAAGCACCTCAACATGAAGGCCGGCGGCAGCCTGAACCCGGCCAGCGAGCAGACCGTCCGCGACGGCCTGCACCACATCTACCAGGAGGGGAAGGAGGTCTACCGCTTCGCCGTGCGCGGCATGGCCGACGTCGCCCTGGAGATCGTGCAGCGGAACCACCTGACCCCCGCGGACATTCAACTGCTCGTGCCCCACCAGGCCAACATCCGCATCATGGAGGCCGCGCAGAAGCGGCTGGGCCTGCCCGACGAGAAGGTGGCCGTGACCATCGACCGCTTCGGCAACACCACCTCGGCGAGCATCCCCTCGGCCCTGAAGGTGGCCTGCAACGAGGGCCGCGTGAAGAAGGGCGACCACGTGGTGCTGGTCAGCTTCGGCGCCGGCTTCACCTGGGGCGCCACGCTGCTGCGCTGGTGCATCGATTGA